The Candidatus Methylomirabilis lanthanidiphila genome segment CCGGTCTTCTTAATATCGTCATCGATCTCGCCCTTCACCTTCTCGACCATCTCTTCAATGCGTGCCGGATGGATCCGCCCATCGGTAATGAGACGTTGCAGCGCCTCCTTGGCAATGGCCCGCCGGATCGGATCGAAGCCGGACAGGATCACCGCTTCCGGGGTATCATCTACGATCACATCGATCCCCGTTGCTCGCTCGAAGGCCCGGATGTTGCGTCCCTCCCGGCCGATAATCCGCCCCTTCATCTCCTCATTCGGCAAGTCCACGACAGAGACCGTGGATTCCATGACAAACTCCGACGCGCACTTATCAACGGCAATGGTCAGGATCTCTTTGGCCTTCTCGTCTGCTGTCGCCCGTGCCTCGTCCTCAAGTCGCTTAAACAGGGCTATCGACTCGACCCTCGCGTCCTGCTCCAGATTCTGGAGCAGGATCTTCCTAGCCTCTTCGGCTGTGAGGCCGGAGATACGCTCCAGTTGTCGCTGAGCATCCTCCATCAACTGGCCACACCGGGTCTCTTTGTCGGAGGCGGCTTGCTCCCGATTGCCGAGATCTCTGGCCAGTCCATCCAACTCGCGGTCTCGCCGTTCTAACTGCTCCACTCTTCGTTCAAGGGTCTCTTCCTTCTGACTCAACTGGCGCTGCGCGCTCTCGATCTCCTGACGACGACTCTTGGTCTCTCGCTCCAAATCGGCCTTTGCCTGAATCGCGTGCTCCTTGGCCTCGAGCTCAACCTGTCGTACTTTGGTTTCCGCCTCTTTCTCCGCCTCGGTGACGATGCGCTTAGCCAGGGTCTCTGCCTCGGCTATCTTGCTTTCAAATACCTTTTTTCTGAGCAGGTACCCGACAACGACACTCGCAACTGCTACGATCAGAACGATCGCAAGCTGATCAATTCCTATTGCCAATGGAGGCCCACCTCCTTCCGAACTGCCTATACCAATGTCCTGGGATACATGGCCGGAAATATGTTAAGGGGATTATGACGTGGGAGGCTGGTCACATCGATCGGACCGCGATGAGAGGGGTACAGGAGGGCAGCAGACCCTAGTAACGGGTGAGCAGGCAATAGGGGGAGATGAAAGAACCCCCCACCTTTGTGCCGTTTGAGGGATGAGGTTTGAACCTGGCTAACCAGGTGGCTGCCCGGGCAGCGCTTCAGGCTCTCCCCACGTAAGTGGGGTTATGCACACCACGCTGCGAAGAGGGCCCCCGTTTTGTACTGTTGGTTCAAAATACGTTCCCTCATCACGAACACGGCAGGGGGTCTCGCGAATCTCATACTGCGGACCATGCTGCGCCGCAGCCTTTGTGTTCCACCTATACGCCACTGACTTCCGACTCCTGATCAACGCCATGAGAACCGCTTGCGCCTTCTCCAATGGCGGCTCTCAACAGCTCCGATAGTGTACCCAGCTTCGTCGCGATCAATCTCTCGAACCGCTCCCGCTCCGTCTCTGCTTTAAACAGCTCATCCGCAATATCGAGCGAGGCCAATACAATGGCCTTGGTGGGCGGCAGCGACTGCGATCTCTTTACGACCCCATCCAATTTCGCATCGACATACGCTGCGACCTCCCGGACGTACGATGGATCTTCGGCTGCCCGGATCGTGTATTGTTCCCCACGGATTACGACACTGACCAGTTGCTCCATACGCTTCTCACGCACCGGACTCAACAGCGGCCTCGATCCGTACGACTTCCTCCAACAAGCGATCTATCTTCAGTCGAACCTCCTCGCGTTCCTCAGCCATTCGGTTGAGTTGCTCCTGATCCTTCTTTCGCGCGGCCTCGAGCGCTCCCACCTCTTCTACCCGCACCTTGACCACAGTCTGTAACTCCTCTACCCGCCGCTCCAGAACGATCTTCTCTTCCTTCAGTTTCGCCATAAGCGCGACTACCAACCTCACCCGATCTTCTAACTCCTCCAGTTTTTCCGTAAGCATCGTCTGGTCCTGATCTGAAGCGCACTCTTGCATGAGGTCTCCGCAGTCGTCCTTGTTCGGTTGAAAGCCTACCAAAGCCTTGCACCCTTGTAAAGTGAAAACTATCCCCGCAAATATGCCCTGGTCAATCGTTGTAACTGCTCAATAATACGAGTCTCAACCTGGACCACCTCAGTATCGGTTAGGGTCTGATCCGGAGACCGGAAGACCAGCCCAATACCGCACGATTTATGTCCTTGCGGCAGCTCTTTACCACGGAACAGATCGAAAAGCTCAACCTGCTCGAGCAGCGATCCCCCGGCGTTTTTAATCACCTCGAACAACTCAGCGACCGAAACGCGCTCCGGAACGACCAGGGCCAAGTCCCGTCGTACTGTGGGAAAGCGGGGCAGCGGCTCGATTCGCAAGAACTCTTCCCCAACGACACTTACAAGTTGCTCCAGATCGAATTCGGCCAGATAGGCGGGAACCCGAAGCTCGCAGTTACGCGCCACCGCGGGGTGAAGCTCTCCCATTATGCCGAGCCGCACATCTCTCGAGTACACGGCCGTCGTTCGTCCGGGATGAAATGGGTGCTGATCCGTGATCTGCACAAAGCGTATCCCTCCGAGTGTCAGACGATCGAGCAATGCCTCCACGACACCCTTCAGATCATAAAAATCCACCTGCGCAGTCGCCCGACCCCACTGCCTCTGCCATCGCGGCCCGGCCATGCCGATAACCAGCATCTGCCGCTCCCGAGGCAGGTCGGCGCGGCGCGGGAGATAGACCCGTCCGATCTCGAACAGGCGAGGACCGGCCTCATCCTGGCGAAGATTATTCTTCAGGCACTCCAGGAGGCTAGGCAGCAGCGACACGCGAAGAATCTCCTGATCAGGGTTCATCGGGT includes the following:
- a CDS encoding ribonuclease, translated to MAIGIDQLAIVLIVAVASVVVGYLLRKKVFESKIAEAETLAKRIVTEAEKEAETKVRQVELEAKEHAIQAKADLERETKSRRQEIESAQRQLSQKEETLERRVEQLERRDRELDGLARDLGNREQAASDKETRCGQLMEDAQRQLERISGLTAEEARKILLQNLEQDARVESIALFKRLEDEARATADEKAKEILTIAVDKCASEFVMESTVSVVDLPNEEMKGRIIGREGRNIRAFERATGIDVIVDDTPEAVILSGFDPIRRAIAKEALQRLITDGRIHPARIEEMVEKVKGEIDDDIKKTGERAAFEVGISGLHPELVRLVGRLKYRTSYSQNQLQHTIEVAHLAGVMAAELGLDVKVAKRAGLLHDIGKSADVNMEGTHVSISAELAKKYGEHPRVVNAIAAHHEDVEITCLEAIVLQIADTLSAARPGARRELLESYVKRLEGLERIANSFAGVSKTYAVQAGREVRIIVESAEVSDVQSYQLARDIAKRIEEELQYPGHIKVTVIRETRAVEYAK
- the zapA gene encoding Cell division protein ZapA; translation: MSPVREKRMEQLVSVVIRGEQYTIRAAEDPSYVREVAAYVDAKLDGVVKRSQSLPPTKAIVLASLDIADELFKAETERERFERLIATKLGTLSELLRAAIGEGASGSHGVDQESEVSGV